A stretch of the bacterium genome encodes the following:
- a CDS encoding DUF4159 domain-containing protein, with product MLQNLKNRLLLLIFLFFALNKFCSAWSEFTIARLKYSGGGDWYNDPSLIPNLAKEIQKNTNIKVSSKEKVVSIEDEDFFSYPFLFATGHGNIKFSDPEITRLRTYLTNGGFLYVDDDYGMDKYFRQELKRVFPDKELIELPFSHPIYHLVYKFPEGLPKVHEHYPGRPKGLGIYHEGKLVLFYTYNTNISDGWVSQEVYNDPPEIREKAFEMGINIITYTLLY from the coding sequence ATGTTACAGAATCTAAAAAATAGGCTTTTATTATTAATTTTTTTATTTTTTGCTTTGAATAAATTTTGTTCCGCGTGGTCAGAATTTACCATTGCAAGGTTGAAATACAGCGGAGGGGGCGATTGGTATAATGATCCGTCCCTGATTCCAAACCTCGCCAAAGAAATACAAAAAAATACAAATATTAAAGTTTCTTCAAAAGAAAAAGTTGTTTCGATTGAGGATGAGGATTTTTTTTCCTATCCGTTTTTATTTGCAACCGGGCATGGCAATATAAAATTTTCCGATCCGGAAATAACGCGTCTCCGCACTTATTTAACAAACGGCGGTTTTTTATATGTTGATGATGATTATGGTATGGACAAATATTTCAGGCAGGAATTAAAAAGGGTTTTTCCTGATAAAGAATTAATAGAATTGCCGTTTTCTCATCCAATTTATCATTTAGTTTACAAATTTCCGGAAGGTCTGCCCAAGGTCCATGAGCATTATCCCGGCCGGCCTAAAGGACTGGGGATATATCATGAAGGAAAACTGGTCCTTTTTTATACCTATAACACAAATATCAGTGACGGCTGGGTAAGCCAGGAAGTTTATAATGACCCCCCTGAAATTAGAGAAAAAGCGTTTGAGATGGGGATTAATATAATTACCTATACACTCTTATATTAA
- a CDS encoding polyprenyl synthetase family protein, which yields MFNLIFLYNLIKSELDEVEVELKKEIEADNAKISPVISHILLPGGKRVRPAILILCAKLGEFDRERSVKLAVAIELIHTATLVHDDVVDEANLRRGKPSINAKWDNKFAVLLGDYLYTKGCRLLLKDKDIEAIRLVIGATNDMTEGEVLQEAAKNDPEVSFEDYLYIIRAKTAGLISACAKAGGMCGGLSRDKIYALERFGLNLGIAFQIIDDTLDWNAKKEKLGKPVTNDLREGGYTLPLIYLLQESKPDDKDTLCKMLDSEGLNENDILYIRGKMNDYKILEKVIDMGGKYIQSAKKELEIFPPSKIKQALVTLTDYIIERDW from the coding sequence TTGAAGTTGAGCTTAAAAAAGAAATTGAAGCTGATAACGCAAAGATTTCGCCTGTTATTTCTCATATTTTATTGCCGGGGGGGAAACGTGTCCGCCCGGCAATTTTAATCCTTTGTGCAAAACTCGGCGAATTTGACAGGGAAAGAAGCGTTAAACTCGCTGTTGCGATAGAGTTAATTCATACTGCGACACTTGTTCATGATGATGTTGTGGATGAAGCTAATCTCCGGCGGGGGAAACCCTCAATAAACGCAAAATGGGATAACAAATTTGCCGTTCTTCTAGGGGATTATTTATACACAAAGGGTTGTCGTTTACTTTTAAAAGACAAGGACATAGAAGCGATAAGATTGGTTATCGGGGCCACCAATGACATGACCGAGGGGGAAGTCCTCCAGGAAGCAGCTAAAAACGATCCGGAAGTCAGTTTTGAAGACTATTTATATATAATCCGTGCGAAAACGGCGGGATTAATTTCAGCCTGTGCCAAGGCTGGCGGTATGTGCGGTGGTTTATCCCGTGATAAGATTTATGCGTTAGAAAGGTTCGGCTTAAATTTAGGCATTGCATTTCAGATAATTGATGATACACTGGACTGGAATGCAAAAAAAGAAAAACTTGGTAAACCGGTGACCAATGATTTGCGTGAAGGCGGATATACACTCCCTTTGATATATCTTCTCCAGGAATCTAAACCGGATGATAAAGATACGCTTTGTAAAATGCTTGATAGTGAAGGGTTGAATGAAAATGATATTCTGTATATCCGCGGTAAAATGAATGATTATAAAATACTTGAGAAAGTAATTGATATGGGAGGAAAATATATTCAATCGGCCAAAAAAGAACTGGAAATATTCCCTCCTTCAAAAATAAAACAGGCGCTTGTAACATTAACGGACTACATCATAGAAAGGGATTGGTGA
- a CDS encoding PDZ domain-containing protein: MKNCSIFFLFLVIFNFNYGFSEETKSKPDVQKGIELEEKINKTPWMGLIIKDYFKERTKKREADGVLVDDFIEKSPAKISGIEKGDIIKHIDGQSIKTQYEFETAIFSKKVGDKIKVKLLRDTKEIELEITLEDTWGQVRELLERLGFKVKVVEISDKPVNIIVSDIKTDSISYNAKLEKGDLIIGINRKTFKDLKNFGQVASQVKLNEPVFLTIIHNGSVLTKELSMNVTESKK; encoded by the coding sequence GTGAAAAATTGTAGTATATTTTTTTTATTTTTGGTTATATTTAATTTTAATTATGGTTTTTCAGAAGAAACTAAAAGTAAGCCTGATGTTCAGAAGGGAATTGAATTAGAAGAAAAAATTAATAAAACCCCGTGGATGGGTTTAATTATAAAAGATTATTTTAAGGAGAGGACAAAAAAGAGAGAGGCGGATGGAGTATTAGTTGATGATTTTATCGAAAAAAGCCCTGCTAAAATATCGGGGATTGAGAAAGGCGATATAATTAAGCATATTGACGGCCAATCGATTAAGACACAATATGAATTTGAAACTGCAATTTTCAGCAAAAAAGTCGGTGATAAGATAAAGGTAAAACTTTTACGCGATACAAAAGAAATAGAATTGGAAATTACATTAGAAGATACATGGGGACAGGTAAGGGAACTTCTGGAGAGGCTCGGTTTTAAGGTTAAGGTTGTGGAAATTTCGGATAAACCTGTGAATATTATTGTTTCTGATATTAAAACAGATTCAATATCCTATAACGCCAAATTAGAAAAAGGCGATTTGATAATCGGCATAAACCGGAAAACTTTTAAAGATTTAAAAAATTTTGGCCAGGTAGCCAGCCAGGTTAAATTAAATGAACCTGTTTTTTTAACAATCATTCATAACGGGTCAGTTTTGACAAAAGAATTGAGTATGAATGTTACAGAATCTAAAAAATAG
- a CDS encoding DUF2723 domain-containing protein: protein MKIFAEEDKPYFIGIIVFLISLAVYIHTLAPTITYEDSGELITSPYILGITHPSGYPLYTITMKVLMSLFLVGNIAFRGNLACAVLGSLSVLMVYFIVLRIERSLVEKGKTSTGILLDGFVPAVIAAMLTGFSSMIWLHSVTTEVYTLNLFLMMLLTCLLLVWDSKRDIRYIFLGSLIYGLSFGNHEQAVLFFPAFIYFLLATDWREIFKIKHLVCMIFLFAFGLTIYVYLPLRSAQNPYLDWSNPETMRGFLFAVNREQYGALNTARDIKKIIQQFNLFGFIEQVSIWTFFFSFFGLWRLFRKNLKLFITFSLITFCSGIGFIFIVNPPIPTHIFALLRTFYLPLYAVFAVWISFGVAFILEKIHFYLEKVTPVSPGMWVFILVLVFLLPLTSLFDHYALYDLKRNYFAYDFAANMARTCEEKSLIFTSLSGDTFPLWYYKYSEGRRKDLAVVHQRMASMPWYYAQMMQEEPKLVLKRKEFADWNYINYLTERSKIITEDIETYNPGYKFYYTLFARDFLQKSSPLQFKGILWREKNADFTDEKIWLDYSYRGLGKHKSIRLVRDNEILRQLFAFNLNMARIYLKEKKADLAIYQYQSANKIYPTPEAYYNLGFLYAEKNIFNSAVRDFNDFLKLEPDSPQSQKVKEWLKEIARR, encoded by the coding sequence ATGAAAATATTTGCGGAAGAAGATAAGCCTTATTTTATAGGTATCATAGTTTTTCTTATTTCCCTGGCAGTCTATATTCATACTTTAGCTCCCACCATAACTTATGAAGACAGCGGTGAATTGATTACCTCTCCGTATATTTTGGGAATTACACATCCTTCAGGTTATCCTCTTTATACAATAACAATGAAAGTTTTGATGTCTCTGTTTCTTGTAGGTAATATCGCTTTTAGAGGTAACTTGGCCTGTGCGGTTTTGGGGTCATTAAGCGTGTTAATGGTTTATTTTATTGTTTTAAGGATTGAGAGGAGCCTGGTAGAAAAAGGGAAAACTTCAACGGGGATTTTACTTGACGGTTTTGTCCCGGCGGTAATCGCGGCAATGCTTACCGGCTTCTCCAGTATGATATGGCTTCATTCTGTTACCACGGAAGTTTATACGTTAAATCTCTTCCTTATGATGCTTCTGACCTGTCTTTTGCTGGTATGGGACAGTAAAAGGGATATCCGCTATATTTTTCTGGGTTCATTAATTTATGGCCTGAGTTTTGGGAACCATGAGCAGGCGGTTCTTTTTTTTCCTGCATTTATATATTTTTTATTGGCCACGGACTGGAGGGAAATATTCAAAATAAAACATCTTGTTTGTATGATATTTTTGTTTGCTTTTGGGCTTACAATTTATGTTTATTTACCCCTTCGTTCAGCTCAAAACCCATACCTGGATTGGAGTAACCCGGAAACCATGAGGGGATTTTTGTTTGCCGTTAACAGAGAGCAATATGGGGCATTGAACACAGCGCGTGATATTAAAAAAATAATTCAGCAGTTTAATCTTTTCGGTTTTATTGAACAGGTCAGTATCTGGACTTTCTTTTTTTCTTTTTTTGGATTATGGAGACTATTTAGAAAAAACCTGAAATTATTTATTACTTTTTCGTTAATCACTTTTTGCAGCGGGATTGGTTTTATTTTTATAGTAAATCCGCCCATCCCCACACATATTTTTGCCCTTCTTAGAACATTTTATCTGCCTTTATATGCGGTGTTTGCTGTCTGGATAAGCTTCGGCGTAGCTTTTATCCTGGAAAAAATTCATTTTTATTTAGAAAAAGTCACGCCTGTTTCCCCTGGCATGTGGGTTTTTATTTTAGTACTGGTTTTCCTTTTACCTTTGACATCTCTTTTTGATCATTATGCGTTATATGATTTAAAGAGAAACTATTTTGCTTATGATTTCGCGGCAAATATGGCGAGAACCTGTGAGGAAAAAAGTTTGATTTTTACTTCTTTATCGGGCGATACTTTCCCCTTATGGTATTATAAATACAGCGAGGGCAGGAGGAAAGATTTGGCTGTAGTGCACCAGAGAATGGCTTCTATGCCATGGTATTATGCCCAGATGATGCAGGAAGAACCGAAATTGGTTTTAAAAAGAAAAGAATTCGCGGATTGGAATTACATAAATTATTTAACGGAAAGAAGTAAAATTATTACAGAAGATATTGAAACATATAATCCCGGCTACAAATTTTATTATACATTATTTGCCAGAGATTTTTTACAGAAAAGCAGTCCGCTGCAATTTAAAGGTATTCTCTGGCGGGAGAAAAATGCGGATTTTACTGATGAAAAAATATGGCTGGATTATTCATACCGGGGTCTGGGGAAGCATAAATCTATTCGCCTTGTCAGGGACAATGAAATATTGCGGCAGCTATTTGCCTTCAATTTAAACATGGCAAGGATTTATTTAAAAGAAAAAAAGGCGGACCTTGCGATTTATCAATATCAATCAGCTAATAAGATTTATCCCACCCCCGAGGCATATTATAACCTGGGTTTTTTATATGCAGAGAAAAATATTTTTAATTCTGCCGTCAGGGATTTTAATGATTTTTTGAAACTTGAGCCGGATTCCCCCCAGTCCCAAAAAGTTAAAGAATGGTTAAAGGAAATCGCCCGCCGTTGA